One window of Globicephala melas chromosome 2, mGloMel1.2, whole genome shotgun sequence genomic DNA carries:
- the SYNM gene encoding synemin isoform X2 translates to MLSWRLQTGSEKAELQELNARLYDYVGRVRELERENLLLEEELRGRHGYEGLWAEAQASFAKEARSLRQQLDELSWATALAEGERDALRRELRDLQLLGGEACAARGRLNAELDAQRRELQEELGARAALEALLGRLQAERRGLDEAHERDVRELRARAAGLTLRYRARAPAPPPRMREVHNGYALLVAESWRETVQLYEDEVRELEEALRRGQDSRREAEEETRLCAQEAEALRREVLELEQLRALLEDELLRVREAYELQAEERQREIACLEDEKAALTLAMADRLRDYQELVQVKTGLSLEVATYRALLEGESNPEIQILIERIENVPQEFRNKPYQFTTSVLQRENERNLFPRQKAHSASFSHSLVPRSQTAVRSAARRDFLGSRYSSFVTARQENSYEKTASSQTNFRHFSPTPGLLRNTEAQVKTFPDRPRTEGIKGPPTSLAKESAVAQESYQERRDNVVAGAPERTWSNERTVILGKKMEAKATREQERNRPGTIQTKREEKMFDSKEKASEERNLRWEELTKLDKEARQRESQQMKEKAKEESLKEKSVREREIPISLEVSQDSTAEAAPQGLQTPLKKDAGDGTRRGVETREAGLGLGTSDTAGSLKGNSTTETIAENIVSSILKQFTHSPETEASADSFPDTKVTYVDRKELPGDRKTKTEIVVESKLTEEVDISDEAGLDYLLSKDAKEVKLKGKSAEHLIGDIISLGLKGREGRAKVVNVEIIEEPVSYVSGEKADEFSTPFEVEEVDDVSPGSKGLVVEEEVYGETDITCSGNEGQKTRQPQENITHFEEVTEAGDLEGEQSYLVSTPDEYPGGHERDEGPVYGQIHIEEESTIRYSWQDEIVPGSRRRMERDDALGEKVVKPLDVPEASLEGDMGSTHWKGQARSGEFHAEPIVIEKEIKIPHEFHTSIKGGFKEPRHQLVEVIEQLEESLPERMKEELSTFTREGQGGARGGSVDVKKVQTAGGGAVTLVAEVNLSQTVDADQLDLEELSRDEAGEIEKAVESVVRDGLARRHSPAPGSPDGEARMEAPAASRGFKRWATQELYSPSGEEADAGRASSRTELVTSQGPVLATVEVTSPRGFAQSHVLEDVSQSVRHVQIVPPGTWRAEQVSPEGSAAQVVEMDVSNVETTPRWTREATVLFPAGTEAEAYSVSDRDAWRDASSRNDLAAGVSFQGSAGDKHQAPGEKGKEQAEFDKMVQLQRMVDQRSVISDEKKVALLYLDNQEEENEGHWF, encoded by the exons TGGGCCGAGGCGCAAGCCAGCTTCGCCAAGGAGGCGCGCAGCCTGCGGCAGCAGCTAGACGAACTGAGCTGGGCCACAGCGCTGGCCGAGGGCGAGCGCGACGCGCTGCGGCGCGAGCTGCGGGACCTGCAGCTGCTGGGCGGGGAGGCATGCGCAGCCCGTGGCCGCCTGAACGCCGAGCTGGACGCGCAGCGGCGGGAGCTGCAGGAGGAGTTGGGCGCGCGCGCCGCCCTCGAGGCGTTGCTGGGCCGGCTTCAGGCCGAGCGCCGCGGCCTAGACGAGGCCCACGAACGCGACGTGCGGGAGCTGCGCGCGCGCGCCGCCGGCCTGACCCTGCGCTACCGCGCCCGCGCCCCCGCGCCCCCGCCGCGCATGCGGGAGGTCCACAACGGCTACGCGCTGCTTGTGGCCGAGTCGTGGCGGGAGACCGTGCAGCTGTACGAGGACGAGGTGCGCGAGCTGGAGGAGGCTCTGCGGCGCGGCCAGGATAGCCGGCGCGAGGCCGAGGAGGAGACGCGGCTGTGCGCGCAGGAGGCGGAGGCTCTGCGGCGTGAGGTGCTCGAGTTGGAGCAGCTGCGGGCGCTGCTGGAGGATGAGCTGCTGCGGGTGCGCGAGGCGTACGAGCTGCAGGCAGAGGAGCGGCAG AGAGAGATCGCCTGCCTGGAGGATGAGAAGGCAGCCCTTACCTTGGCCATGGCTGACCGGCTACGGGACTATCAGGAGCTCGTGCAGGTGAAGACTGGCCTCAGTCTGGAGGTGGCAACCTATAG agCCTTACTGGAAGGAGAAAGTAATCCGGAGATACAGATCTTGATTGAGCGCATTGAAAATGTACCACAAG AATTCAGAAACAAGCCCTATCAATTTACCACCTCAGTATTACAGAGGGAAAACGAAAGAAATCTGTTTCCAAGGCAGAAAGCACATTCGGCGAGCTTCAGTCACAGCCTGGTGCCACGTTCTCAGACGGCTGTTAGAAGCGCTGCCAGAAGAGACTTCCTGGGCTCCAGATACTCTTCCTTTGTCACTGCCCGGCAGGAGAACTCTTATGAAAAAACTGCCAGCAGTCAAACCAACTTCAGACATTTCTCTCCAACCCCTGGTCTTTTAAGAAATACTGAAGCTCAAGTCAAAACATTCCCTGATAGACCAAGAACCGAAGGTATAAAGGGTCCCCCCACTAGTTTAGCCAAAGAGTCCGCCGTTGCCCAAGAGTCCTACCAAGAACGCCGGGACAATGTGGTGGCAGGTGCTCCCGAGCGCACTTGGTCGAATGAGAGGACCGTCATtttgggaaagaaaatggaagctaAAGCCACAAGGGAGCAGGAGAGAAACAGACCGGGAACCATCCAAACAAAGCGAGAAGAGAAAATGTTTGATTCTAAAGAGAAGGCTTCAGAGGAGAGAAACTTAAGGTGGGAAGAACTTACAAAGTTAGATAAAGAAGCAAGACAGAGAGAAAGCCAGCAAATGAAGGAAAAGGCAAAAGAGGAGTCACTGAAGGAGAAAAgcgtgagggagagagagataccGATCAGTCTAGAAGTATCCCAGGACAGCACAGCAGAGGCGGCCCCCCAAGGTCTCCAGACACCCCTAAAGAAGGATGCTGGTGATGGAACACGTAGAGGGGTGGAAACGAGAGAGGCGGGGCTCGGGCTGGGCACCAGTGACACTGCAGGCTCTCTGAAAGGTAATTCCACGACCGAAACCATAGCTGAGAACATCGTTTCCAGTATCCTGAAGCAGTTTACCCACTCTCCCGAGACAGAAGCATCTGCTGATTCTTTTCCAGACACAAAAGTCACTTACGTGGACAGGAAAGAGCTTCCCGGTGACAGGAAAACAAAGACTGAGATAGTCGTGGAGTCAAAACTGACTGAAGAGGTCGACATTTCAGATGAAGCTGGCCTGGACTACCTGTTAAGCAAGGATGCTAAGGAGGTGAAGCTGAAAGGAAAATCAGCTGAGCATTTGATCGGAGATATAATCAGTCTTGGTctgaaggggagagaggggagagcaaAGGTCGTCAACGTGGAGATCATCGAAGAGCCCGTGAGCTATGTCAGTGGTGAGAAGGCGGATGAGTTTTCTACACCATTCGAAGTGGAGGAGGTCGATGACGTGTCTCCGGGCTCCAAGGGGCTTGTTGTTGAGGAGGAAGTTTACGGAGAAACAGATATCACGTGCTCAGGGAATGAAGGTCAAAAGACCAGGCAGCCCCAAGAGAACATAACTCACTTTGAAGAAGTGACGGAGGCAGGTGACTTGGAGGGAGAGCAGAGTTATTTGGTGTCGACTCCGGACGAATACCCTGGTGGCCATGAGAGAGATGAAGGCCCTGTGTATGGGCAGATCCACATCGAAGAGGAATCCACCATCAGGTACTCCTGGCAAGATGAAATTGTGCCAGGGTCTCGGAGAAGAATGGAGAGGGACGATGCATTGGGAGAGAAGGTTGTGAAGCCACTGGATGTTCCAGAAGCATCTCTggagggggacatgggttctactCACTGGAAAGGACAAGCGAGAAGTGGTGAATTTCATGCTGAACCCATAGtcattgaaaaggaaattaaaataccaCATGAATTCCACACATCCATTAAGGGAGGCTTCAAGGAGCCCAGGCACCAGCTGGTGGAAGTGATTGAGCAACTGGAGGAGAGCCTTCCGGAGCGCATGAAGGAAGAGCTGTCCACCTTCACCAGAGAGGGTCAGGGCGGGGCCAGGGGTGGTTCCGTTGATGTAAAGAAAGTCCAGACCGCGGGTGGCGGGGCTGTGACCTTAGTGGCCGAAGTCAACCTCTCGCAGACGGTGGATGCCGATCAGTTAGACCTGGAGGAGCTGAGCAGGGATGAAGCGGGGGAGATCGAGAAGGCCGTGGAGTCGGTGGTACGAGACGGCCTGGCTAGGCGGCACAGCCCGGCCCCTGGCAGCCCAGATGGGGAGGCCAGAATGGAGGCGCCGGCTGCTAGCCGCGGCTTCAAGCGCTGGGCCACCCAGGAGCTGTACAGCCCCTCTGGTGAGGAGGCCGACGCCGGCCGGGCCTCTTCCCGCACGGAGCTGGTCACTTCCCAGGGCCCCGTGTTGGCCACCGTGGAAGTCACCAGCCCAAGGGGCTTTGCCCAGTCACACGTGCTGGAGGACGTCAGTCAGTCTGTGAGGCACGTTCAAATAGTGCCCCCTGGAACTTGGAGGGCTGAGCAAGTCTCACCTGAAGGATCCGCCGCCCAGGTGGTGGAG ATGGACGTGAGTAACGTAGAGACGACCCCCCGCTGGACCCGAGAGGCCACAGTCCTCTTCCCCGCAGGGACAGAAGCAGAAGCTTATAGTGTGTCTGACCGTGATGCTTGGAGAGATGCCAGCAGTAGGAATGACCTGGCAGCTGGCGTGAGCTTTCAGGGCTCTGCGGGGGACAAACACCAGGCCCCCGGGGAAAAGGGCAAGGAGCAGGCCGAGTTTGATAAGATGGTGCAGCTGCAGAGGATGGTAGACCAAAGGTCGGTGATTTCGGATGAAAAGAAGGTTGCCCTCCTCTATCTGGACAATCAGGAGGAGGAGAATGAGGGACACTGGTTTTGA
- the SYNM gene encoding synemin isoform X1 gives MLSWRLQTGSEKAELQELNARLYDYVGRVRELERENLLLEEELRGRHGYEGLWAEAQASFAKEARSLRQQLDELSWATALAEGERDALRRELRDLQLLGGEACAARGRLNAELDAQRRELQEELGARAALEALLGRLQAERRGLDEAHERDVRELRARAAGLTLRYRARAPAPPPRMREVHNGYALLVAESWRETVQLYEDEVRELEEALRRGQDSRREAEEETRLCAQEAEALRREVLELEQLRALLEDELLRVREAYELQAEERQREIACLEDEKAALTLAMADRLRDYQELVQVKTGLSLEVATYRALLEGESNPEIQILIERIENVPQEFRNKPYQFTTSVLQRENERNLFPRQKAHSASFSHSLVPRSQTAVRSAARRDFLGSRYSSFVTARQENSYEKTASSQTNFRHFSPTPGLLRNTEAQVKTFPDRPRTEGIKGPPTSLAKESAVAQESYQERRDNVVAGAPERTWSNERTVILGKKMEAKATREQERNRPGTIQTKREEKMFDSKEKASEERNLRWEELTKLDKEARQRESQQMKEKAKEESLKEKSVREREIPISLEVSQDSTAEAAPQGLQTPLKKDAGDGTRRGVETREAGLGLGTSDTAGSLKGNSTTETIAENIVSSILKQFTHSPETEASADSFPDTKVTYVDRKELPGDRKTKTEIVVESKLTEEVDISDEAGLDYLLSKDAKEVKLKGKSAEHLIGDIISLGLKGREGRAKVVNVEIIEEPVSYVSGEKADEFSTPFEVEEVDDVSPGSKGLVVEEEVYGETDITCSGNEGQKTRQPQENITHFEEVTEAGDLEGEQSYLVSTPDEYPGGHERDEGPVYGQIHIEEESTIRYSWQDEIVPGSRRRMERDDALGEKVVKPLDVPEASLEGDMGSTHWKGQARSGEFHAEPIVIEKEIKIPHEFHTSIKGGFKEPRHQLVEVIEQLEESLPERMKEELSTFTREGQGGARGGSVDVKKVQTAGGGAVTLVAEVNLSQTVDADQLDLEELSRDEAGEIEKAVESVVRDGLARRHSPAPGSPDGEARMEAPAASRGFKRWATQELYSPSGEEADAGRASSRTELVTSQGPVLATVEVTSPRGFAQSHVLEDVSQSVRHVQIVPPGTWRAEQVSPEGSAAQVVEVSGEGDLSWAASSAEASLSARHLTSGPDQSQLSKEVFFPGPDSPCPGAGDSEEPGLAEVSTDPDRSGRHSPFGSQQFHSKREITFQAPASEAGKVGDYFSEESVGTQTSVKHLQLGLREGFSEQIQLTAPLSDRMELGVREASVHTEVWSGNGTSIRHIKTVPQRHQGTEQIVPPPLKFSDSESKAHREDLADVTQATHSYAVGRKILMTEKSTFQRAVSELPQEASSVDTSGAEATSDVSRSFRHIQLGPAETNTSAHVVFHGPISKTFALAGSVDSPEVGEVEDSGRTLRHVALGPKETSFTFQMDVSNVETTPRWTREATVLFPAGTEAEAYSVSDRDAWRDASSRNDLAAGVSFQGSAGDKHQAPGEKGKEQAEFDKMVQLQRMVDQRSVISDEKKVALLYLDNQEEENEGHWF, from the exons TGGGCCGAGGCGCAAGCCAGCTTCGCCAAGGAGGCGCGCAGCCTGCGGCAGCAGCTAGACGAACTGAGCTGGGCCACAGCGCTGGCCGAGGGCGAGCGCGACGCGCTGCGGCGCGAGCTGCGGGACCTGCAGCTGCTGGGCGGGGAGGCATGCGCAGCCCGTGGCCGCCTGAACGCCGAGCTGGACGCGCAGCGGCGGGAGCTGCAGGAGGAGTTGGGCGCGCGCGCCGCCCTCGAGGCGTTGCTGGGCCGGCTTCAGGCCGAGCGCCGCGGCCTAGACGAGGCCCACGAACGCGACGTGCGGGAGCTGCGCGCGCGCGCCGCCGGCCTGACCCTGCGCTACCGCGCCCGCGCCCCCGCGCCCCCGCCGCGCATGCGGGAGGTCCACAACGGCTACGCGCTGCTTGTGGCCGAGTCGTGGCGGGAGACCGTGCAGCTGTACGAGGACGAGGTGCGCGAGCTGGAGGAGGCTCTGCGGCGCGGCCAGGATAGCCGGCGCGAGGCCGAGGAGGAGACGCGGCTGTGCGCGCAGGAGGCGGAGGCTCTGCGGCGTGAGGTGCTCGAGTTGGAGCAGCTGCGGGCGCTGCTGGAGGATGAGCTGCTGCGGGTGCGCGAGGCGTACGAGCTGCAGGCAGAGGAGCGGCAG AGAGAGATCGCCTGCCTGGAGGATGAGAAGGCAGCCCTTACCTTGGCCATGGCTGACCGGCTACGGGACTATCAGGAGCTCGTGCAGGTGAAGACTGGCCTCAGTCTGGAGGTGGCAACCTATAG agCCTTACTGGAAGGAGAAAGTAATCCGGAGATACAGATCTTGATTGAGCGCATTGAAAATGTACCACAAG AATTCAGAAACAAGCCCTATCAATTTACCACCTCAGTATTACAGAGGGAAAACGAAAGAAATCTGTTTCCAAGGCAGAAAGCACATTCGGCGAGCTTCAGTCACAGCCTGGTGCCACGTTCTCAGACGGCTGTTAGAAGCGCTGCCAGAAGAGACTTCCTGGGCTCCAGATACTCTTCCTTTGTCACTGCCCGGCAGGAGAACTCTTATGAAAAAACTGCCAGCAGTCAAACCAACTTCAGACATTTCTCTCCAACCCCTGGTCTTTTAAGAAATACTGAAGCTCAAGTCAAAACATTCCCTGATAGACCAAGAACCGAAGGTATAAAGGGTCCCCCCACTAGTTTAGCCAAAGAGTCCGCCGTTGCCCAAGAGTCCTACCAAGAACGCCGGGACAATGTGGTGGCAGGTGCTCCCGAGCGCACTTGGTCGAATGAGAGGACCGTCATtttgggaaagaaaatggaagctaAAGCCACAAGGGAGCAGGAGAGAAACAGACCGGGAACCATCCAAACAAAGCGAGAAGAGAAAATGTTTGATTCTAAAGAGAAGGCTTCAGAGGAGAGAAACTTAAGGTGGGAAGAACTTACAAAGTTAGATAAAGAAGCAAGACAGAGAGAAAGCCAGCAAATGAAGGAAAAGGCAAAAGAGGAGTCACTGAAGGAGAAAAgcgtgagggagagagagataccGATCAGTCTAGAAGTATCCCAGGACAGCACAGCAGAGGCGGCCCCCCAAGGTCTCCAGACACCCCTAAAGAAGGATGCTGGTGATGGAACACGTAGAGGGGTGGAAACGAGAGAGGCGGGGCTCGGGCTGGGCACCAGTGACACTGCAGGCTCTCTGAAAGGTAATTCCACGACCGAAACCATAGCTGAGAACATCGTTTCCAGTATCCTGAAGCAGTTTACCCACTCTCCCGAGACAGAAGCATCTGCTGATTCTTTTCCAGACACAAAAGTCACTTACGTGGACAGGAAAGAGCTTCCCGGTGACAGGAAAACAAAGACTGAGATAGTCGTGGAGTCAAAACTGACTGAAGAGGTCGACATTTCAGATGAAGCTGGCCTGGACTACCTGTTAAGCAAGGATGCTAAGGAGGTGAAGCTGAAAGGAAAATCAGCTGAGCATTTGATCGGAGATATAATCAGTCTTGGTctgaaggggagagaggggagagcaaAGGTCGTCAACGTGGAGATCATCGAAGAGCCCGTGAGCTATGTCAGTGGTGAGAAGGCGGATGAGTTTTCTACACCATTCGAAGTGGAGGAGGTCGATGACGTGTCTCCGGGCTCCAAGGGGCTTGTTGTTGAGGAGGAAGTTTACGGAGAAACAGATATCACGTGCTCAGGGAATGAAGGTCAAAAGACCAGGCAGCCCCAAGAGAACATAACTCACTTTGAAGAAGTGACGGAGGCAGGTGACTTGGAGGGAGAGCAGAGTTATTTGGTGTCGACTCCGGACGAATACCCTGGTGGCCATGAGAGAGATGAAGGCCCTGTGTATGGGCAGATCCACATCGAAGAGGAATCCACCATCAGGTACTCCTGGCAAGATGAAATTGTGCCAGGGTCTCGGAGAAGAATGGAGAGGGACGATGCATTGGGAGAGAAGGTTGTGAAGCCACTGGATGTTCCAGAAGCATCTCTggagggggacatgggttctactCACTGGAAAGGACAAGCGAGAAGTGGTGAATTTCATGCTGAACCCATAGtcattgaaaaggaaattaaaataccaCATGAATTCCACACATCCATTAAGGGAGGCTTCAAGGAGCCCAGGCACCAGCTGGTGGAAGTGATTGAGCAACTGGAGGAGAGCCTTCCGGAGCGCATGAAGGAAGAGCTGTCCACCTTCACCAGAGAGGGTCAGGGCGGGGCCAGGGGTGGTTCCGTTGATGTAAAGAAAGTCCAGACCGCGGGTGGCGGGGCTGTGACCTTAGTGGCCGAAGTCAACCTCTCGCAGACGGTGGATGCCGATCAGTTAGACCTGGAGGAGCTGAGCAGGGATGAAGCGGGGGAGATCGAGAAGGCCGTGGAGTCGGTGGTACGAGACGGCCTGGCTAGGCGGCACAGCCCGGCCCCTGGCAGCCCAGATGGGGAGGCCAGAATGGAGGCGCCGGCTGCTAGCCGCGGCTTCAAGCGCTGGGCCACCCAGGAGCTGTACAGCCCCTCTGGTGAGGAGGCCGACGCCGGCCGGGCCTCTTCCCGCACGGAGCTGGTCACTTCCCAGGGCCCCGTGTTGGCCACCGTGGAAGTCACCAGCCCAAGGGGCTTTGCCCAGTCACACGTGCTGGAGGACGTCAGTCAGTCTGTGAGGCACGTTCAAATAGTGCCCCCTGGAACTTGGAGGGCTGAGCAAGTCTCACCTGAAGGATCCGCCGCCCAGGTGGTGGAGGTAAGTGGGGAAGGTGACCTGAGTTGGGCGGCAAGCTCGGCGGAAGCCAGCTTGTCCGCAAGGCATCTTACGTCGGGTCCCGATCAAAGTCAATTGTCCAAAGAAGTCTTCTTCCCAGGGCCTGACTCTCCCTGTCCGGGGGCAGGGGACTCAGAAGAGCCTGGCCTGGCAGAGGTTTCCACAGATCCTGACAGATCGGGGAGGCACAGCCCATTTGGCTCCCAACAATTtcattctaagagggaaattaCTTTTCAGGCTCCCGCTTCTGAGGCAGGGAAGGTTGGTGATTATTTTTCAGAAGAGTCAGTGGGTACCCAGACTTCTGTGAAGCACCTTCAGTTAGGCCTCAGGGAGGGGTTCAGTGAGCAGATCCAGCTCACAGCCCCCCTTTCAGACAGAATGGAGTTGGGTGTCAGAGAAGCTTCTGTGCACACGGAAGTGTGGTCAGGGAATGGCACATCCATCAGGCACATCAAGACCGTGCCTCAGAGGCATCAAGGCACCGAGCAGATAGTTCCCCCACCCTTGAAATTTAGTGACTCAGAAAGCAAAGCCCACAGAGAGGACTTGGCAGATGTGACCCAGGCCACCCATAGTTACGCTGTGGGTAGGAAAATCCTGATGACTGAAAAGAGCACCTTCCAAAGGGCCGTTTCTGAATTGCCTCAGGAGGCTAGTTCAGTAGACACCTCAGGGGCGGAAGCGACATCAGATGTGAGCAGATCCTTTAGGCATATCCAGCTGGGTCCTGCAGAAACCAACACCTCTGCCCACGTTGTCTTCCACGGACCCATTTCCAAAACATTTGCACTTGCTGGTTCGGTGGACTCCCCTGAGGTAGGCGAGGTCGAAGACAGTGGCAGAACACTAAGGCATGTTGCCCTGGGGCCCAAAGAAACTTCGTTTACCTTTCAGATGGACGTGAGTAACGTAGAGACGACCCCCCGCTGGACCCGAGAGGCCACAGTCCTCTTCCCCGCAGGGACAGAAGCAGAAGCTTATAGTGTGTCTGACCGTGATGCTTGGAGAGATGCCAGCAGTAGGAATGACCTGGCAGCTGGCGTGAGCTTTCAGGGCTCTGCGGGGGACAAACACCAGGCCCCCGGGGAAAAGGGCAAGGAGCAGGCCGAGTTTGATAAGATGGTGCAGCTGCAGAGGATGGTAGACCAAAGGTCGGTGATTTCGGATGAAAAGAAGGTTGCCCTCCTCTATCTGGACAATCAGGAGGAGGAGAATGAGGGACACTGGTTTTGA